Proteins from a genomic interval of Plasmodium reichenowi strain SY57 chromosome 13, whole genome shotgun sequence:
- a CDS encoding DNA repair protein RAD5, putative, with the protein MTSSNYFKNDSKVYKESDKVSNYNYDSDVIEIISLNDNDTINSNTQNSSYFSKDVKKYIEYNKNKEMSSDIEIIEDIGNYKYEKIKLEKLKEHQLNSKKAEFIRNKGVYFEYYLGCIETESIILSSEVCEIKDDKNVIISYEISPKSTKRSFSPMYTLKINNNYDISNDYIRIIGRNIPLNNKKVKKKKVSNNKKKNSASSNDGHNEQNYDTIKIISADQKFVEYDKCKSEVLKDIYEGYSCIRIKHNNRDISKLKSNLSKILSVLLVLNAIRIEIKLEKISQSELKFGGSLKTFVHVILYPDAFKIDSHKFHEYNSLIKYSVNNMFKELKIIPLRLAKNIDEETLETYKVNKDELLTSGSPLKSIIINYNNKNDHVMNKSGGTSTGFCTPHKALGYIESKKTIDITNLSGTKEEEEIIDSLSENDIEEKNEEATNLVFVEEKFRGGYLLEDFEEIYPNEYYFKPMLKTYQAEGVWWMYTRENPPEYTKKLEQQKSNINEIIIDDVIKIPTQKDDIVIKSTEEIYKNVDNQRKEINIVDITNICKNENYEQKVKGKLENDQLEIKDENIKCDLRVKSETENFERNIKNENFYIKTEGKEEISNDTLKCKETVDNVKLEESSDYENADDDIRNREPLNPLWEEHAFIPNIKIYEKDKLVCILKYFYVNKLTGAFSLTYPQFVPPFRGGILADEMGLGKTIQSIGLITHDIYHNKLYTKNNNLENKKNFTYLIENTIKGVHFKRGGTLVIAPLALIYQWKEEIERHTKEGFVTCYIYYGTSKDISSEELSGYSVVLTTYSTLVSEYKNTLNKKFSNKAENNNYNNNSTYTNKESFFKDVSSSATKKKMNNFFMKTVLNSGNKNNDNIFFFDKKKTNTILYNMKEYPLYNITWRRIIIDEAHVIKNKNSIQSVAVWKLRGERNWCLTGTPIQNSIFDIFPLFRFLGIKPYGTIEWWNKEIVDYVNKNKLNLALDVVRKISSPILLRRTKKSKTKNGNSIISLPKKNIHLEKLEFSLEEEDFYRAIFYRSKTKFDTYMHDGNVLSHYSHVLQLLLRLRQCCSHPLLLFSKPFFEEWNKDDINDALKNKTDNEDNGDNLKKSEYINNTDMKKVFKNENNKMDEEIEYNNPSFSKVDHSNENNIGNNLIYNFILGSTKSKNIDDDYAKELEILKNGNVMQCCICLEDATYPLISKCLHIMCKKCADDYFHLTQIADKKCPQCDNYISLKSLKTLQENKSPLDELLKKMKKDNFVYSTKLKKLFEHVQKDMQNELHIVVFSQWIGFLKIIEKLLNLYNIANKIYDGSLTFEQRKATLNWFNIQKGKIYQPGVGFIKPSYVIPVENFAGKVLLCSLKAGGVGLNLTVSSKVYLMDLWWNPAIEDQAFERVHRIGQLKEVNIYKFVLEKTVEERILQIHQSKQYTANQILTQEGNKLNTEMNMVPQKLGMDDFILMFKDWNTDE; encoded by the exons atgaCTAGTTCAAActattttaaaaatgatagCAAGGTCTATAAAGAATCAGATAAAGTATCAAACTATAATTATGACAGTGATGTGATAGAAATAATTAGTTTAAATGACAATGATACAATTAATAGTAATACTCAAAATTCAAGTTATTTTTCGAAGGATGTTAAAAAGTatatagaatataataaaaataaggaaaTGTCTAGCGACA TTGAAATTATTGAAGACATAGgtaattataaatatgaaaaaataaaactgGAAAAGTTAAAAGAACACCAATTAAATTCTAAGAAAGCAGAATTTATTAGAAATAAAGGAGtttattttgaatattatCTTGGTTGTATAGAAACAGAAtctattatattatcaagTGAAGTATGTGAAATTAAAGATGATAAGAATGTTATAATAAGTTACGAAATATCCCCTAAGTCTACAAAAAGGTCCTTTTCACCTATGTatacattaaaaataaataataattatgatatatcAAATGATTATATTAGAATTATAGGTAGAAATATACCtcttaataataagaaagtgaaaaaaaaaaaagtttcaaacaataaaaaaaaaaattccGCTTCTAGCAATGATGGTCATAATGAACAGAATTATGATACgatcaaaataatatctGCAGATCAAAAATTTGTTGAATATGACAAATGTAAAAGTGAAgtattaaaagatatatatgaagGTTATTCATGTATAAGAATCaaacataataatagagatatatcaaaattaaaaagtaaTTTATCTAAAATCTTATCTGTTCTTTTAGTATTGAATGCTATAAgaatagaaataaaattagAAAAGATATCTCAAAGTGAATTAAAATTTGGTGGTAGCTTAAAAACCTTTGTTCatgttattttatatcCTGATGCTTTTAAAATTGATTCACATAAATTTCATgaatataattctttaattaaatatagtgtaaataatatgtttaaggagttaaaaataattccTTTACGCTTAGCTAAGAATATTGATGAGGAGACATTAGAAACTTATAAGGTAAATAAGGATGAATTACTTACATCAGGTAGTCCTTTGAAAagtataattattaattataataataaaaatgatcaTGTTATGAATAAATCTGGGGGCACTTCTACGGGTTTCTGTACACCTCACAAAGCTTTAGGATATATTGAGTCGAAAAAAACTATTG ATATAACGAATTTGTCAGGTACcaaagaagaagaagaaataataGACAGCTTAAGTGAAAATGATATcgaagaaaaaaatgaagaagcCACTAATTTAGTTTTTGTTGAAGAGAAATTTAGAGGTGGTTATTTACTAGAAGACTTTGAAGAAATTTATCCTAAcgaatattattttaagCCTATGTTAAAAACATATCAAGCAGAAGGGGTGTGGTGGATGTATACAAGGGAAAACCCACCTGAATATACTAAAAAGTTGGAACAAcaaaaaagtaatataaatgaaattataatagatgatgttataaaaataccAACACAAAAGGATGATATTGTTATTAAGAGTAcagaagaaatatataaaaatgtggATAACcaaagaaaagaaataaatattgtggatattacaaatatatgtaaaaatgaaaattacGAACAAAAAGTTAAAGGTAAATTGGAAAATGATCAACTTGAGATTAAAGATGAAAACATAAAATGTGATCTTAGAGTTAAGAGTGAAACAGAAAATTTTGAAAGGAATATAAAGaatgaaaatttttatattaaaacgGAAGGTAAAGAAGAAATTAGTAATGATACGTTAAAATGTAAAGAAACTGTGGATAATGTAAAATTAGAAGAAAGTAGTGATTATGAAAATGCAGATGATGACATACGGAATAGAGAACCCTTAAACCCATTATGGGAAGAACATGCATTTATTCCTAAcatcaaaatatatgaaaaagataaaCTTGTGTGCATtctaaaatatttttatgtgaATAAATTAACAGGAGCTTTTTCATTAACGTATCCTCAGTTTGTACCACCATTCAGAGGGGGTATATTAGCAGACGAAATGGGATTAGGTAAAACTATTCAAAGTATAGGTTTAATTACACATgatatatatcataataaattatatactaaaaataataatttagaaaataaaaaaaatttcacATATTTAATTGAAAATACTATAAAAGGAGTACATTTTAAAAGGGGAGGTACATTGGTTATTGCACCCCTAgctttaatatatcaatGGAAAGAAGAAATTGAAAGACATACCAAAGAAGGTTTTGTTAcatgttatatttattatggTACTTCTAAAGATATTAGTAGCGAAGAATTATCTGGATATTCTGTAGTATTAACCACATATTCTACTTTAGTTTctgaatataaaaatacgcttaataaaaaattctCAAATAAAGctgaaaataataattataataataatagtacatatacaaataaagaatcattttttaaagatgTATCAAGTAGTGCTacgaaaaaaaagatgaacAACTTTTTTATGAAAACTGTGTTAAATAGtggtaataaaaataatgataatatatttttttttgataaaaaaaagactAATACAAttctatataatatgaaagaatatcctttatataatataacatgGAGAAGGATAATAATTGATGAAGCTCATGTtattaagaataaaaattcCATTCAATCAGTTGCAGTATGGAAATTAAGAGGAGAAAGAAATTGGTGTTTAACTGGAACACCAATACAAAATTCtatatttgatatatttcCTCTTTTCCGATTTTTAGGAATAAAACCATATGGTACAATTGAATGGTGGAATAAAGAAATTGTAGATTATgtaaataagaataaattaaatttagCTTTAGATGTTGTTCGAAAGATTTCATCACctatattattaagaaGAACCAAAAAATCCAAAACAAAAAATGGTAATTCTATAATATCATTgccaaaaaaaaatatacatttagAAAAATTAGAATTTTCATTAGAAGAAGAAGATTTTTATAGAGCCATTTTTTATAGAAGCAAAACGAAATTTGATACTTATATGCATGATGGAAATGTCTTAAGTCATTATTCTCATGTTTTACAACTTTTATTAAGGTTAAGACAATGTTGTTCTCATCCTTTGTTGTTATTTTCTAAGCCATTTTTTGAGGAATGGAATAAAGATGATATTAACGATGctttgaaaaataaaactgATAATGAAGACAACGGTGacaatttaaaaaaaagtgaatatattaataatacaGACATGAAGAAggtatttaaaaatgaaaacaaTAAAATGGATGAAGAAATTGAATACAATAATCCAAGTTTTAGTAAAGTAGATCATTCCAATGAGAATAATATAggaaataatttaatatataattttatctTAGGATCAACCaaatcaaaaaatatagatgaTGATTATGCAAAGGAACTTGAAATCTTAAAAAATGGTAATGTCATGCAATGTTGTATTTGTTTAGAAGATGCTACATATCCCTTAATTAGCAAATGTTTGCATATTATGTGTAAAAAATGTGCAGACGATTATTTCCATTTAACTCAAATAGCAGATAAAAAATGTCCACAATgtgataattatataagtTTAAAATCATTAAAAACTTTGCAAGAAAACAAATCTCCTTTGGatgaattattaaaaaaaatgaaaaaagatAATTTCGTATATTCAACaaagttaaaaaaattgtttGAACATGTTCAAAAGGATATGCAAAATGAATTACATATTGTTGTATTTTCACAATGGATAGGATTTCTTAAAATTATAGAAAAGTTATTAAACCTATATAATATAgcaaataaaatatatgatgGTTCATTGACCTTTGAACAAAGAAAAGCAACATTGAATTGGTTCAATATACAAAAGGGGAAAATATATCAACCAGGCGTAGGATTTATTAAACCATCTTATGTTATACCTGTAGAAAATTTTGCTGGAAAAGTTTTGTTATGTTCATTAAAAGCTGGAGGTGTGGGATTGAATTTAACTGTATCATCAAAAGTATATTTAATGGATTTATGGTGGAATCCAGCTATAGAAGATCAAGCCTTTGAAAGAGTACATAGAATAGGACAATTAAAAGAAgttaatatttataaatttgtTTTAGAAAAAACAGTAGAAGAAAGAATTTTACAAATACATCAAAGTAAACAATATACAGCTAACCAAATTTTGACCCAAGAGggaaataaattaaatacTGAAATGAATATGGTACCGCAGAAATTAGGAATGGATGACTTTATATTAATGTTCAAAGATTGGAATACAGATGAATAA
- a CDS encoding hypothetical protein (conserved Plasmodium protein, unknown function): MCNLFLNRKIILCTLYLVCLKFGHVLNNGIAKHIHFYKNVNRDEKKRKNLYRQPLYILKYKIYNKKKKFKLNNWYNCDKKRPERKLEPYELNIRNDKKFPKYSKKPVSPSSNLNNFSPFKNIINSFQPVDHNIKNKLREEGFQFESERKETNMFPSLDEIIKNGDPSTNMHFYRRKKLKSLLYSDPLKFVKGRKVVEKYNRSVPEEKRLNYDMFRCDVFYVHSDGTIMNIEEDRPPFDKKLEESDRYKEPRYIISTAPGHAKENNLKIGDKFPIINEENKKKIFDNHFARPKKMREPLILPDGRKIP; this comes from the exons atgtgtaatttatttttaaataggaaaataattttatgtaCGCTATATTTAGTATGCTTAAAATTTGGTCatgtattaaataatgGAATTGCAAAACATATCCACTTctataaaaatgttaatCGAGATGagaaaaagagaaaaaatttatacaGACAaccattatatatattaaaatataaaatatataataaaaagaagaaatttaaattaaataattgGTATAATTGTGATAAAAAAAGACCTGAAAGGAAACTGGAACCCtatgaattaaatataagaaatgataaaaaatttcCTAAATATTCTAAGAAACCAGTTAGTCCTTCGTctaatttaaataatttttctccatttaaaaatattattaatagtTTTCAACCAGTGgatcataatataaaaaataaattgaGAGAAGAAGGTTTCCAATTTGAAAGCGAAAGGAAGGAAACTAATATGTTTCCTTCGTTAGatgaaattataaaaaatggaGATCCATCAACTAATATGCATTTTTATAGAAGAAAGAAATTGAAGAGTTTACTATATAGTGATCCACTTAAATTTGTGAAAGGTAGAAAAGTGgtagaaaaatataatagaaGTGTACCTGAAGAAAAACGTTTAAATTATGATATGTTTAGGTGTGATGTATTTTATGTGCACTCTGACGGAACTATAATGAACATTGAA GAGGATAGACCACCAtttgataaaaaattgGAAGAAAGTGATAGATATAAAGAACcaagatatattatatctaCAGCG CCGGGACATGCCAAGGAAAATAACTTAAAG ATTGGTGATAAGTTCCCTATAATCAACGAAGAaaataagaagaaaatatttgaCAATCATTTTGCTAGGCCAAAAAAAATGAGAGAACCATTAATATTGCCAGATGGAAGGAAAATACCATAA
- a CDS encoding UDP-N-acetylglucosamine pyrophosphorylase, putative yields the protein MQKVFELLEQYNQDLLLEYFKKFPSFDFNNLNANDLEHFLQNLNKIKNEDKEKKEYLISPPEIIDIDSIYNCSKPPNGSIFINTYKKENLCNELKEIGIEIIKKNQVSVLFLAGGLGSRLGLNKPKVLLEVTPLTNKTFLQFFFEQIIFLQEYCSLYEKQEHLNKINDYHKLVNSDNFKKGINNNIHMNKNNDMYSNNNNIDNNKSEHKKSSITNLNDIKGTPYNKCNINLDIHEFKNQEKKETLIYIYIMTSNFTHDNIVTYLQNNNFFGLKKEQVIFFKQCDNFSTDMNYNLLLSSPEIFLENPGGNGCIFKALDRYNIIDHMIKQNIKYTQIISIDNILNKMADPILIGFSSFFNCDIANKAVLREDEESMGVFCLKEKVKNKINKKYNKKNKDSIFKNDNNTFSVCEYTELNDCILNNKELFKYGNICHHIITVHFLKHIVKNRIYNKFKLHKIIRKKQYTDIQSLINDNNEHLINSKVFCYEYFIFDIFKYARNILSLEVNRHKEFYPIKNKNNEYGILNAQKALSNLHKSWLQYKNINIIDNKDEEENFCEISPLVSYDGTFFFELPQQRDINLPYILQRNINS from the coding sequence ATGCAAAAAGTTTTTGAACTCTTAGAACAATACAATCAAGATTTGCTTCTAGAgtattttaaaaagtttCCATCATTtgattttaataatttaaatgcGAATGATTTAGaacattttttacaaaatttgaacaaaataaaaaatgaagataaagaaaagaaagaatatttaatatCACCACCTGAAATTATTGATATTGATAGTATTTATAATTGTAGTAAGCCACCAAATGGTAGTATATTTATCAATACatacaaaaaagaaaatttatGTAATGAGTTAAAAGAAATAGGTATAGAGattattaagaaaaatCAAGTTTCTGTTTTATTCTTAGCTGGAGGATTAGGTTCTAGGCTTGGATTAAATAAACCTAAAGTATTATTAGAAGTCACTCCTTTGACGAATAAAACGtttttacaatttttttttgagcaaattatttttttacagGAATATTGCTCACTCTATGAAAAACAAGAACAtcttaataaaataaatgattaCCATAAATTAGTTAATAGtgataattttaaaaagggcataaacaataatatacatatgaatAAGAACAATGATATgtatagtaataataataatatagataataataaaagtgaACATAAGAAATCATCGATTACCaatttaaatgatataaaagGTACACCTTATAAcaaatgtaatataaatttggATATACATGAATTTAAGAatcaagaaaaaaaagaaacactcatttacatttatattatgacCTCAAACTTTACCCATGATAATATAGTTAcatatttacaaaataataatttttttggttTGAAAAAGGAACaagtaatattttttaaacaatGTGATAATTTCTCAACAGATATGAATTATAATTTACTTTTATCAAGTCCAGAAATCTTTTTAGAAAATCCTGGAGGAAATGGATGTATTTTTAAAGCTTTAGATAGATACAATATAATTGATCATAtgataaaacaaaatataaaatatacacagATTATAAGtatagataatatattaaataaaatggCAGATCCAATACTAATAGGATTCAGTTCATTCTTCAATTGCGATATAGCTAACAAAGCGGTCCTAAGGGAAGATGAGGAATCTATGGGTGTCTTTTgtttaaaagaaaaagtaaaaaataaaataaataaaaaatataataaaaagaataaagacagtatattcaaaaatgataataatacattttcCGTATGTGAATATACTGAATTAAATGATTgcattttaaataataaagaattatttaaatatggGAATATATGTCATCATATAATTACagtacattttttaaaacacattgtaaaaaataggatatataataaattcaaattacataaaataataaggaaaaaaCAATATACTGATATTCAATCTTTaattaatgataataatgaacaTCTAATTAATTCTAAAGTTTTTTGTTATgaatatttcatttttgaTATTTTCAAATATGCTCGTAATATCTTATCTCTAGAAGTTAATAGGCATAAGGAATTTTATccaataaaaaataaaaataatgaatacGGAATATTAAATGCCCAAAAAGCATTAAGTAATTTACATAAATCATGGCttcaatataaaaatattaatattattgataataaagatgaagaagaaaatttttGTGAAATATCTCCGCTTGTTTCTTATGATGGAACATTCTTTTTTGAATTACCACAACAGAGGGATATAAATCTTCCATATATTTTGCAAAGGAATATtaattcataa
- a CDS encoding kelch protein K13, putative yields the protein MEGEKAKTKANSISNFSMTYDRESGGNSNSDDKSGSSSENDSNSFMNLTSDKNEKTENNSFLLNNSSYGNVKDSLLESIDMSVLDSNFDSKKDFLPSNLSRTFNNMSKDNIGNKYLNKLLNKKKDTITNENNNINHNNNNNNLTANNITNNLINNNMNSPSILNTNKKENFLDAANLINDDSGLNNLKKFSTVNNVNDTYEKKIIETELSDASDFENMVGDLRITFINWLKKTQMNFIREKDKLFKDKKELEMERVRLYKELENRKNIEEQKLHDERKKLDIDISNGYKQIKKEKEEHRKRFDEERLRFLQEIDKIKLVLYLEKEKYYQEYKNFENDKKKIVDANIATETMIDINVGGAIFETSRHTLTQQKDSFIEKLLSGRHHVTRDKQGRIFLDRDSELFRIILNFLRNPLTIPIPKDLSESEALLKEAEFYGIKFLPFPLVFCIGGFDGVEYLNSMELLDISQQCWRMCTPMSTKKAYFGSAVLNNFLYVFGGNNYDYKALFETEVYDRLRDVWYVSSNLNIPRRNNCGVTSNGRIYCIGGYDGSSIIPNVEAYDHRMKAWVEVAPLNTPRSSAMCVAFDNKIYVIGGTNGERLNSIEVYEEKMNKWEQFPYALLEARSSGAAFNYLNQIYVVGGIDNEHNILDSVEQYQPFNKRWQFLNGVPEKKMNFGAATLSDSYIITGGENGEVLNSCHFFSPDTNEWQLGPSLLVPRFGHSVLIANI from the coding sequence atggaAGGAGAAAAGGCAAAAACAAAAGCAAATAGTATCTCGAATTTTTCTATGACATATGATAGGGAATCTGGTGGTAACAGCAATAGTGATGATAAAAGCGGAAGTAGTAGCGAGAATGATTCTAATTCATTTATGAATCTAACTAGTGATAAAAATGAGAAAACGGAAAATAATAGTTTCcttttaaataatagtaGTTATGGAAATGTTAAAGATAGCTTATTAGAATCCATTGATATGAGTGTATTAGATTCGAACTTTGATAGTAAAAAAGATTTTTTACCAAGTAATTTATCAAGaacatttaataatatgtctaaagataatataggaaataaatatttaaataaattgttaaacaaaaaaaaagatactattacaaatgaaaataataatattaatcataataataataataataatctgacagcaaataatataactaataatcttattaataataatatgaattcTCCATCAATTTTGAATACcaacaaaaaagaaaattttttagATGCAGCAAATCTTATAAATGATGATTCTGGATTAaacaatttaaaaaaattttcaactgtaaataatgtaaatgatacttatgaaaagaaaattattgAAACCGAATTAAGTGATGCTAGTGATTTTGAAAATATGGTAGGTGATTTAAGaattacatttattaattGGTTAAAAAAGACACAAATGAATTTTATTCGagaaaaagataaattatttaaagataaaaaagaaCTAGAAATGGAAAGAGTACGATTGTACAAGGAATTAGAAAACcgtaaaaatattgaagaACAGAAATTACATGATGAAAGAAAGAAATTAGATATTGATATATCTAATGgttataaacaaataaaaaaagaaaaagaagaacaTAGGAAACGATTTGATGAAGAAAGATTAAGATTTTTACAAGAAATCgataaaattaaattagtattatatttggaaaaagaaaaatattatcaagaatataaaaattttgagaatgataaaaaaaaaattgttgATGCAAATATTGCTACTGAAACTATGATTGATATTAATGTTGGTGGTGCTATTTTTGAAACATCTAGACATACCTTAACACAACAAAAAGATTCATttatagaaaaattattaagtGGAAGACATCATGTAACTAGAGATAAACAAGGAAGAATATTCTTAGATAGGGATAGTGAGTTATTTAGAATTATACTTAACTTCTTAAGAAATCCATTAACTATACCCATACCAAAAGATTTAAGTGAAAGTGAAGCCTTGTTGAAAGAAGCAGAATTTTATGGTATTAAATTTTTACCATTCCCATTAGTATTTTGTATAGGTGGATTTGATGGTGtagaatatttaaattcGATGGAATTATTAGATATTAGTCAACAGTGCTGGCGTATGTGTACACCTATGTCAACCAAAAAAGCTTATTTTGGAAGTGCTGTATTGAATAATTTCTTATACGTTTTTGGTGGTAATAACTATGATTATAAGGCTTTGTTTGAAACTGAGGTGTATGATCGTTTAAGAGATGTATGGTATGTTTCAAgtaatttaaatataccTAGAAGAAATAATTGTGGTGTTACGTCAAATGGTAGAATTTATTGTATTGGTGGATATGATGGTTCTTCTATTATACCTAATGTAGAAGCATATGATCATCGTATGAAAGCATGGGTAGAAGTGGCACCTTTGAATACCCCTAGATCATCAGCTATGTGTGTTGCttttgataataaaatttatgtGATTGGTGGAACTAATGGTGAGAGATTAAATTCTATTGAAgtatatgaagaaaaaatgaataaatgGGAACAATTTCCATATGCCTTATTAGAAGCAAGAAGTTCAGGAGCAGCTTTTAATTACCTTAATCAAATATATGTTGTTGGAGGTATTGATAATGAACATAACATATTAGATTCCGTTGAACAATATCAAccatttaataaaagatGGCAATTTCTAAATGGTGTACcagagaaaaaaatgaattttgGAGCTGCCACATTGTCAGattcttatataattacaGGAGGAGAAAATGGGGAAGTTCTAAATTCATGTCATTTCTTTTCACCAGATACAAATGAATGGCAACTTGGCCCATCTTTATTAGTTCCCAGATTTGGTCACTCCGTTTTAATagcaaatatataa